From the genome of Triticum aestivum cultivar Chinese Spring chromosome 1A, IWGSC CS RefSeq v2.1, whole genome shotgun sequence:
gatcccgttaatcatgtgacaactcttgtctatggtcaggaaacataaccatcattgattcaatgagctagtcaagtagaggtatactagtgacactctgtttgtctatgtattcacacatgtactaagtttctggttaatacaattctagcatgaataataaacatttatcatgatataaggaaatataagtaacacctttattattgcctctagggcatatttccttcactcgagTGAAGAGGTGACCCATCATATTTTTCTTTCGTGGCTGCTACATTGGTGTTGGAGACAAGTGACGGGCGTTGGCGTCAAGATCAGGGGATTCTTCACTTTTGATTCTATTTTACTTCTTTCCTGATGGTCCTTCATGCAAAGACTAATATTCTGTTATCTTTTTAATTTTGTCACGTGTCAGTGTATACCTGACTTGTAACTTGACTTTTTTAATCTTGAACTGTAGACCAATTGTTCTACGTTATATTTTCATTTATATAAGTAAAATTATTTACAAACATAATACATGCAGAAAAAATCTGCAGCTAACCAATGCCAGTTTTCTCTAACATGTGAAAGAAAGAAATTAGAGACTGCTACTCAAAACAGATATTCAATCCACTGATCTAGGGCATCTAGATTCTTAGCTTTGGTCATGTGCTTGACCAGCATAAGATATTGCTTCAACTTGTACTTCCAAGGCCTAAGACTTGACACCTCATTCTAGAACAATATCCCATTTCTTTCCATCTATATATTCCAACAGCCCAAAATTATGATGTCCATGGCAATGTTCTTTGGTAGAGTTTGGTGCAGGAGCAGCACTTCATCATAGAAGGAAATGTCTCTCTGTTTGAAATTGTAAGCCAGCATTGTTTAGCGAATGTGCAATCCCATAGGAGATGAAAAATGCTTTCCTCGCAGTTTTCATTACACACAGCACAATTATAGGAGGGAATGATGAAAGATTTCCATTTAAGCAGTCCCCTAGCACTCACTCTGTCATAAAGGGCAAGACATAAGAATATTTTGTTTCTAATTCTACTTGCACACTTCCATAGCCGGTGAGAGTCAGAGTTGCCCATGATGTGTTTGTATACTTTCCTAGAAGAATATTGAGTCTTGCTCCAAGTGTATGACTAAGAGTCATTCCCGTCAGAAAGATTAAGCTGATTGAGTGACTAGTTTAGGGAGTCGAATTGCGAGTGAGCTTGAGAGGACAAAGGTCTATGAAACTGATCAACAAACTCATGTCCGTTACGCATATCTTCCACCAATATCTTGTTGAGGATAGCATAAGAGTTTAGCTCGGGTTATTGATTTACAAGTGGTTGTCCTTTCTAGCCATCTTCCTAGAAAAGAATTGTCTTCCCTGATCCAATGAATCGAGCAATTTCCTTATACAGGGGAATAAATTTCAAAAGTGATCTCCACCAGAAAGACCCTTTAATTTTACTAGTGGGTGGTGCATTTGAGTACTATGTTTCCCATAAAAGATTCACCCATGGCAGATTTTCCTTGTTTAAAAGCTTATGAAGATTCTTGAGAAGAAAAGGTGTTCTGATTAACTAAATCCTGTACTCCTAGACCTTCCTAAGTTTTTGGCTGACAGACTAAATCCCAAGCAATCATGGTTGTCCCCATTTCTTCAAAACCAAATTTCCTCCAGAGACAGTGTTTCAGATTCTTGTTAATTTGCTCTACTACACCCAAAGGCAAAGCCAAGGAACGCATGAAATAGGTTGGTAGAGAGGAGTATACTAATTTGATAAGCTGCAATCTAGCATCATAGAAAATTAGGGTTGAGCATCCTGAAATTCTTCTTTCTATTCTTTGCATCATGGTAGTAAAATCTTCAATCTTTAGTTTATGGGTGCTAAGAGGCAAGCCCAAGTAAGTGAAGGGGAAAGAGCCTAATTGACATCCCAAAGTGCTCTTCATGATTTCAAGCTTTGCATCACTCACATAGGTTGGGATGATCACATATTTGTGATAACTCACTTTAAGTCTAGTTTGTCTAGTGAAGTGTAGCAAGAGATTTCTGATCTAGTTCACTCGAGTGATATCAGCAGGCAGTACCAGAATTGTATCATCATCATATTGCACTACTGGAAAATCAGGGCATGAGCTGCTTCTCAGGGGAGCTGTGATGATGTTGTTCCTCATAGCTTCATTAAGAATGGATTGAAGAAGATCAGCAGCTAAGACAAAATAGCAAAGGTGAGAGAGGATCACCCTGTCTTATCCCCCTTTTGCAGCGAAAAATCTTCCCTGATATGTCATTAAGCAAAACAACCAAAGTTCCTAAACCAAAGATGCATCCTATCACCCAATCCATTTCTGATCAAAGCCTATAGCCTTCATGATATTCAGAATGAGCTCATGTTCAATTAAATCAAAGGTTTTCTCAAAGTCAAGTGTGACAATAATGATTTCTTGCTTGGACTTTCATTATATTAATGAGACACATACTACCATAGAAAAAACGTCACATGACGATCAATgtaattttctcttttttggggagtAGAATTCACACCAACAGAACCAACCAAATATCCAGACGCCCACGCGCACGGAGGAGAAGGTATGGTTAGCTGCTAGCCGGTACGCGTGTACTTTTGGCAACCGTGGTGGGCAAACAGTACGCGCACCATACGTGCGTGCATGACATGTCCTGCCATGCACATGTGTGAAATGACGGGTGTGTGTGTGCACGTACATACACAAACGAGCACGGGCCGAAAACCATGGCAAAGTACACTGTAACTCGGCATGGACGGCCATGGCAGGGGGAATCTATCTACGACCCGTCCGCTCGATcgtccgtccatccatccatccggcCATCCATCAGTTGGTAGACGGCACGACCAGATGGATCATGAACCGCAGCGCATGCAGCAGGCTTGCTACGTGGAATAGTGGAAGTGTCACGTCGAGGGTAGCGTGCGCCAGTGGTGTTACACAGTgactgtgtgcatgtgtgtgtacgCGAACTGTGAGCATTCAAGTGCCAGGTTGGCCTTCAGTGGCTGGCTCCATCGCCTGGAAGGACGTAGGAGTCTTTCTTCAAACAAATTAGAGCGTTCAAACAGATTCGGACGTGGGGAGGAAACAgttcgaggaagaagaagaccatcCAGCCGTCCATTCCTCATTCGACGGCTTAGATTTTAACTATTGTGGAATTTGTTTTTGAGAACGTGACAAAATAGCGGTCCCTGAAACTTTGGATACCATATCAGATTGCATGATTTGGTGGTGTCACACGAGCGGTTTGACAGCCACATGCGGAGATACAAAAGTCTGCAGCAGGAAAGCCTGAACTTATATGCAGGTAGTGGCGTAGTGCAATGCAATGATTTCCCCGGGGAAGATTTGAAAAGCCTGCAGGTATAAGCAGTTAATGCAACAAAATGATTTCCCCGGAGAAGATTAGAAAAGCCTACATATATATGTTGCGCCCCTGATATGCCCTGATAAACAAGACAAAAGATAACCTGCACTCTGCCTCCCCATGCACACATCCATGGGAACACACATGCATATAGTACAAGCTTACACATGATCACCCCAAGAATTAAAAGCTCAATTAGCTAGGTGTGAAAAGCCGTTCCTTTGCACAAGTTGCAAGATCACACACACACCCATATTCAAATGAGAGGCGATTGATGAATATGTTCACTTATATTTTGTGTTTGTAGGGACAAATCAGGCCATAAAATATAGTAGCACTCACATggaaataaaaatttaatttaccaCAGACTTTTATTCCAATATCATCTCTCATGTCTCATCTAGATTGCTAGACAAAATATGCATGGAGATAGCTCAGGAGGGATAGAAGGGGGGAGAAAGTGTGAGGTTGGAGACACCCGGCGGCACGAGAAACGTAAGGGGAGGGCCTTACAAGGTCAAGAAAAGGCCTTACAAGGTCAAGAACATTAATTCTGGCATGAGGAGTggccagaaaatgatttaactatAGGCATATGGGAGAGTTTAGGGATAATAGAAAGCTCAGTCGGGATAACACCGGCTTATAGGCTACGACGCAACCTTAGCTTTTGCTTGCCATTGCTCATGGATCGTTTTGGTGGTATTCTCATCCTTTAAGAAGTTCACTACTGCTTTTTGTGGGTGATGATCCTGGACCGTGCTGGATGCTTCTTCTGTCTTGTTAATCTGAGAAATCAAAATAAAAAGAATACATAGTAACATCAAAACGGTAGGTGCATGGTACACTCTTTCCTTTCTGAAAGTAAAGGTAGCATTAACTCACAGCACTAGTGTTGCTAACGGTCCAAGATCTAGGGTTTTGATCATCTAGTGAATCCTCATCACTGGCCATCTTGGAAACAATCACTGCACGAATGCAAGCAAATGCACATGTTACATCATGGTCATTTCATGAACTCATCAGTTAAGATCCACTATAAGAAAGATAAGGGTTAAACAGAAGCGGGGAAATACAGAACTAGCAAGGTGCATGATTTAGTGCTAGAGCATCAAGAAGACATAGGGGTTGGAATTTCGAAGAACAAGACATGCATGGCGAAATTTTTATCTGCAGACAAGAAATAGCTGATACAACATTTATCTTCAGCTGACTATCTTAATCTCTGGGACATACTTCTGTTGTTGTGAAAAGATAGAGGTTAGAACTTGGAAAAACATGGACGTTGACAAAGTTATACATAGGCAAGAGATAACTAATAAACTTTCTCTCTTTAAAAACTTACATTTTACATCCAAGACATACGTAGTGGTGAGAAAATACAAGGGATCAAGAGCATCCGCACCTAGCTTACTACATCCAGTAAAAAAATGAGGCTCCATCATGAAGAACAATAGCCTTGAGAGGAGGAAAGGAAATGGATGGTGCGTTAGATCTTGCCTGCCGCCGAGTTGGGGATGAAGATCTCTGTAGATTCTTCGGAGATGTAGTAGTACCACTACTAGTGGTACAGAAGGCTCATCTCCATGTTGCTCACCTGAGGCCTGGGCGCAGATTTATACTGGAAAAACAAAGGGTAGTGGGATATCTTATGGATTGGTATAGAGGGCCTGCCTTGACCTGGAGGTGGGGACATGCGGCCCCTTTTAGCTTGGCTTTCAGGAGGGGAATCtctgtccttttctttcttcctgcTCTCGATCTTTTTGTCTCGATAGTGTTTAGAATATAATTATATTAGTGTACACCCTCCATCCACATATATAGGGTCTAATATATTTTTTGAGGTTGTCTTTGATCACCATTTAGAACAATAAATATGACATGCATGTTACAGAAGTTACCGTtaaatttgtatgtgaaaggagtttgtAAATGTTTGTATCATATAACCCATATATTACTAATCTTATCAATGGCCAAAGGCAACCTCAAAAAACGTATTAGGCCTATATATTTGGATGAAGGAATTAGCATGATTGGATCAGCTTGTTAGCAACATCTGAGCAACCATTATTAATAGAGGTGTTATATCATACGGTATTACTAATGTTATCAATGGCTAAAGCAACCTCAAAAAACATATCTAATTAATGGAGGAATTAATAGCTCTATTCCTCAGAGCTACTAGATCGGTCATGCTCAATTCCTCGGAGCTACTAGATCGATCATCAGTGACTCCGTTTGGAAATCTTGGGCACCCCGAAGGTGAAGTTCTTTGCTTGGTTGTCCATCCAAAATTGCATTCGGACTGCCGATAGATTGCCCAACCGGGGTTGACCAAATTGCGGATTATGCCCGCATTGCAAGTGCGAGGACCACCTTTTCTTCGAATGTTATTTCACTATAAGGCTTCGCCACATGATCAAGGAATAGCTTCAACTTGTTCACATCGACACCACAACATGGCACTTGAAGCTTTCAATCAAGGAGTGGTGGGTCTCTATGTCCGATGCTAATATCCCAAAATAGAAAGGCCATGGTCTCCCTCACCATACTCACCTCATGGACGTGGAATGAAAGAAATGCACGGGCCTTCCGGCATAAGACCCCCCACCCACCCACTCAATGATCTTGTTCGCCAACATCAAGAAGGATGCATCACTTTGGGTGGCTACGGGTTCGAAAAAAGTTGGGTACAATCATACCAGGAGAGTAACGACCTATGTATTTTGGAAGTCTATTTTGTAACACACTCTATTCCTCTCTTAATTAATGAATGGGGGGAAATATTTTGCCTTTGATTAATTTTTTAATAGaggatgatttatttattttatatatgtGTAGATTGGTGCTAAAAACATGTTGATTTTTTAT
Proteins encoded in this window:
- the LOC123093401 gene encoding uncharacterized protein, producing MMEPHFFTGCSKLGADALDPLYFLTTTYVLDVKLIVSKMASDEDSLDDQNPRSWTVSNTSAINKTEEASSTVQDHHPQKAVVNFLKDENTTKTIHEQWQAKAKVAS